A region from the Arthrobacter roseus genome encodes:
- a CDS encoding MBL fold metallo-hydrolase, whose amino-acid sequence MWETWFHPRHDNPLEDEMFLKQYYLGCLSHGSYLIGDETTGQAVVVDPRRDIAEYLADAAANNLSVTGVINTHFHADFVAGHLELAAATGAWIGYGRRAETEYQIRTFSDGEKLSLGEVELEILETPGHTWESISILVREHAGDATPEAVLTGDALFIGDVGRPDLAAAVGADPDELARALYASIHDVLMNLPDDVRVLPAHGSGSACGKNLSDELESTIGVQRMMNLSVQPMSEDEFVTMVRTGQPAIPEYFAVDAVLNRKDRALAGTSGDLHALPVRELQDAAARGARILDTRSPEDFAEGHLAGSLNVGLDGRFAETAGMVIGAEDEIVIIADSGREEEAAMRLGRIGFDRVTGYLQTPARAFAELGGIVQQGSRVDVGTFDQARTDNSTTVLDVRNPGEVEDGAVPGSLRIPLAELARRHEEVPADRPVLVHCAGGWRSSVGASTLRALGHTNVSDLSGGYSAWAEVNVPANA is encoded by the coding sequence ATGTGGGAGACTTGGTTTCATCCCCGCCACGACAATCCTTTGGAGGATGAAATGTTCTTGAAGCAGTACTACCTCGGTTGCCTGTCCCATGGCTCCTACTTGATCGGTGATGAAACGACCGGCCAGGCGGTTGTCGTTGACCCGCGCCGCGACATCGCCGAATACCTCGCCGACGCGGCGGCGAATAACCTGAGCGTTACCGGGGTGATCAATACCCACTTCCACGCCGATTTCGTCGCCGGTCACCTCGAGCTCGCCGCCGCCACCGGAGCGTGGATCGGATACGGCCGCCGGGCCGAAACCGAATACCAGATCCGCACCTTCAGCGACGGCGAAAAACTCTCGCTTGGGGAGGTAGAGCTGGAAATCCTGGAGACTCCCGGACACACCTGGGAGTCCATTAGCATCCTCGTACGCGAACACGCCGGCGACGCCACACCTGAGGCTGTGTTGACCGGAGATGCGCTGTTCATTGGCGACGTCGGGCGGCCCGACCTGGCTGCCGCCGTCGGTGCCGATCCGGATGAGCTGGCGCGTGCTCTCTATGCTTCTATCCACGACGTGCTGATGAACCTGCCCGACGACGTCCGCGTCCTGCCGGCCCACGGCTCCGGATCAGCCTGTGGCAAGAACCTCTCGGATGAACTCGAATCCACGATCGGCGTGCAGCGGATGATGAATCTCTCCGTCCAGCCGATGAGCGAAGACGAATTCGTGACCATGGTCCGCACCGGGCAGCCGGCCATCCCTGAGTACTTCGCGGTCGATGCGGTGTTGAATCGCAAGGATCGCGCCTTGGCCGGCACGTCCGGGGACCTTCATGCCCTGCCAGTGCGGGAACTGCAGGATGCCGCTGCCCGCGGCGCCCGTATCCTCGATACCCGCTCACCGGAGGACTTCGCCGAAGGCCACCTCGCCGGGTCCCTGAACGTCGGTCTTGACGGCCGTTTCGCCGAAACCGCCGGGATGGTCATCGGCGCCGAGGATGAGATCGTGATCATCGCGGACTCGGGACGCGAGGAAGAGGCTGCCATGCGCCTGGGCCGGATCGGGTTCGACCGGGTCACCGGCTACCTGCAGACTCCTGCCCGCGCTTTCGCCGAACTCGGGGGTATCGTCCAGCAGGGCTCGCGTGTCGACGTCGGAACTTTCGATCAGGCACGCACCGACAACAGCACTACTGTTCTCGATGTGCGCAATCCCGGTGAAGTTGAAGACGGGGCCGTGCCCGGGTCGCTGCGCATCCCGCTGGCCGAACTCGCCCGCCGCCATGAAGAAGTACCCGCGGATCGGCCGGTTCTCGTCCACTGCGCTGGCGGCTGGCGCTCCAGCGTCGGCGCCAGCACTCTGCGCGCCCTCGGCCACACCAACGTCAGTGACCTGTCCGGCGGCTACAGCGCCTGGGCTGAAGTAAACGTTCCGGCCAACGCGTAA